In a single window of the Paenibacillus sp. MMS20-IR301 genome:
- a CDS encoding formate/nitrite transporter family protein has protein sequence MENEALLQVEKLALKKNKIYQQSILRYIARAMLASMFIGFGVIVAFKTGNFFYMEQSPMTYPMAAITFGAAIILISYGGGDLFTGDTFYYTYAALRRKLAWTQVVRMWVVSYIGNILGATAFALLIFLTGLFHDSSVNSFLLNVVAHKMEAPALQLFFRAILCNWLVCLAFFVPMSMKSDGAKMFAMVLFVFCFFISGYEHSIANMCTFAIALVLNHPGTISWGGVVHNLVPVTLGNLIGGGVLMGVMYYYVNKPFLDEEAH, from the coding sequence ATGGAGAACGAGGCACTGCTGCAGGTTGAGAAGCTGGCGCTCAAGAAGAATAAGATTTACCAGCAGAGTATTCTGCGGTATATTGCCAGAGCCATGCTCGCCAGTATGTTTATCGGATTCGGCGTTATCGTAGCCTTTAAGACCGGCAACTTCTTTTATATGGAGCAATCGCCGATGACCTATCCGATGGCTGCGATCACATTCGGCGCAGCCATCATCCTGATATCCTATGGCGGCGGGGATTTGTTTACCGGAGACACCTTCTACTACACCTACGCGGCATTAAGACGCAAGCTGGCCTGGACCCAGGTCGTGCGGATGTGGGTAGTGAGCTATATCGGCAATATTCTGGGGGCTACGGCATTTGCCCTGCTGATTTTTTTGACCGGACTGTTCCATGATTCCTCGGTGAACAGCTTTCTGCTGAATGTGGTGGCCCACAAGATGGAGGCTCCGGCGCTGCAGCTGTTCTTCCGGGCCATTCTCTGTAACTGGCTGGTTTGCCTCGCCTTCTTCGTACCGATGTCGATGAAGAGCGACGGGGCCAAAATGTTCGCCATGGTTCTATTCGTATTCTGTTTCTTTATCTCCGGCTATGAGCATAGTATTGCCAACATGTGTACCTTTGCCATTGCGCTTGTGCTGAATCACCCCGGTACGATATCGTGGGGCGGTGTAGTACATAACCTCGTACCGGTCACGCTGGGCAATCTCATCGGCGGCGGCGTATTAATGGGCGTGATGTATTACTATGTGAACAAGCCGTTCCTGGATGAAGAGGCTCATTAA
- a CDS encoding S-layer homology domain-containing protein, which produces MSTKFNGLLAGILGTSLLFGSMGTAAAQTAGTKDYEGHWAQQTIQSWLDKGLLKGFADGSVKPNQTVTRAEFMALVNRSYQFTATSTVGFQDVPSASWAYAEVSKAVAAGYIQGFNNEMRPNAPINRQEAAVIVSKLLKLSPGNTEALSVFRDAGQIAAWSKGSVAAAVAAGVLKGYPDGTFGPAKALTRAESLSLLDTAAAVHTGSGTELAVTPAPTATPSASPTPAPKATATAAAVGSGGGGGGGGGSQSTPTIAPTPVPTATPLAIPFVDGVKLAVNETINMTNSVNLTIDFRLVPDEMASKIDHFEQYISNGPVPVEQLLSGELYPEHFDSLYRTIVFPIYAFQLEGITDPYITQVFYNADNQPVGYFRQKTELKLMTITKSDRFSELNDGVTVSKVSVGADVYDVRIDASEALGQAGNQAVYYSITAHDTFVGPGDDASVIDDILAGQNYLYRHESGTVYFEYNSDKTYYVIFYDSNLQALNYYAGDWKRSEQKALELALTRIQALPDAAADLTLADEDAVAAALSKFDSLSEEQKGKVSTELQNKLNDSVAAIGNLRPLGSLGYPYFNAVTTGEQNYLNSASFGIDVQNLPGLLNYTSSSFKFLISHNPVTISELQMLNDGADQYDLRAGRSFMLGQVEPGTYLTVGLYDKQGKLTAYYSEPINLPVVTAQWDNPISRITDGVVITKSSYGDYSEIDVSGYMHQAAPTAAFYTVVSQSEVAGFFPEFSPEEWLAFKEFAYLYNNKQLTVTLSNSWDKQQYLIIFYDRNMKVLGYYRAEASYTEQQSLDLAVSRLSSLPASGDITIDDERRIEGARWAYEALTNNQKQLLDASYLPRLEQAEAKVNLLHTSGPLSSIPLIGGVLLNGDSPFLLNRTSLSAEYNGMPSAILRKAKNFRYYFTDGPVTQADINKGVSYPLYGMYSGGYILDGPNLPGEKYVTLVFHDKDGEPVSYNTQKVEFTIKQPVLDSSALELTEGVHINKVDNGQSQNVYINVSEILNNAQLGVSYYTVNTKSELGGEEGFTVENAVKHQNYLSTGNRTMYSGGGNQEYLIIFYDLNYKVLYYYKGGISD; this is translated from the coding sequence ATGAGCACAAAATTTAATGGATTGCTCGCAGGAATATTGGGTACAAGTCTGCTGTTCGGTTCAATGGGTACAGCGGCGGCACAGACAGCGGGTACTAAGGATTATGAAGGCCATTGGGCCCAGCAGACCATCCAGAGCTGGCTCGACAAAGGGCTGCTGAAGGGCTTCGCCGATGGCTCGGTCAAGCCCAATCAGACGGTTACGAGAGCGGAGTTTATGGCTCTGGTGAACCGTTCATACCAGTTCACAGCAACAAGTACAGTGGGTTTTCAGGATGTGCCGTCTGCAAGCTGGGCATATGCTGAAGTGTCAAAAGCGGTGGCAGCCGGATATATCCAGGGCTTCAATAATGAGATGCGCCCGAATGCACCGATTAACCGCCAGGAAGCCGCAGTAATTGTCAGCAAGCTGTTGAAGCTGAGCCCTGGTAATACGGAAGCGCTATCAGTATTCAGGGATGCCGGACAGATCGCAGCCTGGAGCAAAGGGAGTGTAGCGGCGGCCGTTGCGGCAGGAGTGCTTAAAGGTTATCCGGATGGGACCTTTGGCCCGGCCAAAGCCTTAACCCGTGCAGAATCCTTGTCACTGCTGGATACTGCTGCGGCTGTACATACCGGCAGCGGTACTGAGCTGGCAGTGACACCGGCGCCAACTGCAACGCCGTCTGCTAGTCCAACACCTGCACCTAAAGCAACCGCAACTGCTGCTGCAGTTGGTAGCGGCGGCGGTGGTGGTGGTGGTGGCGGATCTCAGAGCACTCCGACTATAGCGCCGACCCCGGTTCCAACAGCCACGCCATTAGCGATTCCGTTTGTAGATGGAGTGAAGCTTGCTGTGAATGAGACAATAAATATGACTAATTCAGTCAATTTGACAATTGATTTCAGGTTGGTTCCAGACGAAATGGCGTCCAAGATAGACCATTTTGAACAGTATATTTCAAATGGTCCTGTTCCGGTTGAGCAGTTGTTGTCGGGGGAACTATATCCTGAACATTTTGACTCTCTCTATAGAACGATTGTTTTCCCTATTTATGCCTTTCAATTAGAAGGGATCACCGATCCGTATATTACGCAAGTCTTTTATAATGCGGATAATCAGCCAGTTGGCTACTTTAGGCAGAAGACGGAACTGAAGCTCATGACGATTACGAAATCAGACCGCTTCTCAGAGTTGAATGATGGAGTGACTGTTTCCAAAGTCTCTGTTGGAGCAGATGTCTATGATGTCCGGATTGATGCTTCTGAGGCGCTCGGGCAAGCCGGAAATCAAGCAGTCTATTACTCGATTACAGCTCATGACACGTTCGTGGGGCCGGGTGATGATGCAAGTGTGATTGACGATATCCTGGCAGGCCAGAATTATTTGTACCGCCATGAAAGTGGAACTGTGTATTTTGAATATAATTCAGACAAGACGTATTACGTAATCTTCTATGACAGCAATCTTCAGGCGCTGAACTATTACGCAGGGGATTGGAAAAGATCGGAGCAGAAGGCTCTGGAGCTTGCGCTCACCCGGATTCAAGCTTTACCGGATGCTGCTGCAGACCTTACTTTAGCTGATGAGGATGCGGTGGCCGCTGCATTGAGTAAATTTGATAGTTTGTCAGAAGAGCAGAAAGGCAAGGTCAGCACAGAGCTGCAGAATAAGCTGAACGATTCGGTTGCTGCAATCGGAAACCTCCGTCCACTCGGTAGTCTGGGATATCCTTATTTTAATGCGGTTACTACAGGTGAGCAGAATTACCTTAACAGTGCCTCGTTTGGGATAGATGTGCAGAATTTGCCCGGTTTATTGAATTATACTTCAAGCTCGTTTAAATTTCTGATATCCCATAATCCGGTAACGATAAGTGAATTGCAGATGCTGAATGACGGGGCGGATCAGTATGATCTTCGTGCGGGAAGGAGCTTCATGCTCGGACAAGTGGAGCCTGGCACTTATCTCACTGTAGGCTTATACGATAAACAGGGTAAGTTAACAGCATACTATTCTGAACCGATCAATCTACCTGTAGTTACTGCACAATGGGACAATCCAATCTCCCGGATAACGGATGGTGTGGTCATTACAAAAAGCAGTTATGGTGACTATTCTGAGATTGACGTCAGCGGATATATGCATCAAGCTGCACCAACTGCAGCCTTTTATACAGTAGTTTCTCAATCCGAAGTTGCCGGATTTTTCCCGGAATTTAGTCCGGAGGAGTGGCTCGCGTTCAAGGAATTTGCATATCTCTACAATAACAAGCAGTTAACTGTGACCCTATCTAACAGTTGGGATAAGCAGCAGTATTTGATTATTTTTTATGACCGCAATATGAAAGTACTGGGTTATTATCGAGCGGAGGCTTCCTATACAGAACAACAAAGCCTTGACCTAGCGGTCTCCCGCCTCTCCAGCCTTCCAGCCAGCGGCGATATCACTATCGATGACGAACGGAGAATTGAAGGGGCAAGATGGGCTTATGAAGCTCTGACTAACAATCAGAAACAGCTGCTCGACGCATCCTATCTTCCGCGTCTGGAGCAGGCTGAAGCCAAGGTGAACCTTTTGCATACTAGTGGGCCCCTATCTTCTATTCCGCTCATTGGCGGTGTATTGTTAAACGGAGATTCGCCATTTCTACTGAACCGAACTTCTCTGAGCGCCGAGTATAACGGAATGCCTAGTGCTATCTTAAGGAAGGCTAAGAATTTCAGATACTATTTTACTGACGGGCCAGTTACTCAGGCGGATATAAACAAAGGGGTATCTTATCCTCTGTACGGGATGTACTCAGGCGGCTACATTCTGGATGGTCCAAATCTGCCAGGAGAAAAATACGTCACTCTAGTTTTCCATGATAAGGACGGGGAGCCTGTCTCCTATAATACTCAAAAGGTTGAGTTCACCATCAAGCAGCCAGTATTGGATTCCTCAGCCCTAGAATTAACAGAGGGGGTTCATATAAACAAGGTAGACAACGGGCAATCGCAGAATGTCTATATAAATGTTTCGGAGATTCTTAACAACGCACAATTAGGGGTCTCTTATTATACAGTAAATACAAAAAGTGAACTGGGAGGAGAAGAAGGATTTACTGTTGAGAATGCGGTTAAGCATCAAAATTATTTAAGCACTGGCAATAGAACTATGTATTCTGGCGGCGGTAACCAAGAATACTTAATTATTTTCTATGACCTAAATTACAAAGTGCTGTATTACTACAAGGGCGGTATTTCAGACTAA
- a CDS encoding toxic anion resistance protein, protein MSTQLIELRKEDEQKVVAEASQLIEQVSKTDTVALDSLMDDIGKLGVKTQEKAGQTLKLLDRPVNDLMSGKRVEVPNMIMKLRNECETLQQSKNVSFFGKMLRKSPLKNYVYKYQSVRTNIDAIITGLRDGRDTLEESIVNMRQLKRTSMEEIYNLQTKIAFGNKLKELFEVEIAKPENEFRKAYLERGLRKVMVRIQSMTEMILLYNQAIAATDIINDNNDKLIDSVNNAIDKTSNLITVSAMIAMSLADQENVINAVEATNKTIEDQFKENARLLRTTTEKTTELLSKPSMSLEAVNQAIGDLLSALDTSEQSNRRIIESCQDYTSKMTTINTQLNNRLGLTEGSQPQALKQAESGLSSFLN, encoded by the coding sequence ATGTCCACACAGTTGATCGAGCTTAGAAAAGAAGATGAGCAGAAAGTCGTTGCCGAGGCTTCGCAGTTAATTGAACAAGTATCCAAAACCGACACGGTAGCCCTAGATTCCCTGATGGATGATATCGGCAAGCTTGGTGTCAAGACGCAGGAGAAGGCGGGCCAGACCCTGAAGCTGCTGGACCGCCCGGTGAATGATCTGATGAGCGGCAAGCGGGTGGAAGTGCCGAATATGATTATGAAGCTGCGGAATGAGTGTGAGACGCTGCAGCAGAGCAAGAACGTCAGCTTTTTCGGTAAAATGCTGCGCAAGAGCCCGCTCAAAAATTACGTCTACAAATATCAGTCCGTCCGCACCAATATTGATGCCATCATTACCGGACTGCGCGATGGCCGCGATACGCTGGAAGAGAGCATCGTCAACATGCGCCAGCTGAAACGCACCTCGATGGAGGAAATTTATAATCTGCAGACGAAGATAGCCTTCGGCAACAAACTGAAGGAGCTGTTCGAGGTAGAGATCGCCAAGCCGGAGAATGAGTTCCGCAAAGCCTATCTGGAACGGGGACTGCGCAAGGTGATGGTACGGATACAGTCCATGACCGAAATGATTCTGCTCTACAATCAGGCGATTGCCGCAACGGATATCATTAATGATAACAATGACAAGCTGATCGATTCCGTAAACAACGCGATTGATAAGACCTCCAACCTGATTACCGTGTCGGCGATGATTGCCATGTCCCTGGCCGATCAGGAGAATGTCATTAACGCTGTGGAAGCAACCAACAAGACGATTGAGGACCAGTTCAAGGAGAATGCGCGGCTCCTGCGCACAACGACCGAGAAGACAACGGAGCTGCTCTCCAAGCCCTCCATGTCGCTCGAAGCTGTGAATCAGGCGATCGGCGATCTGCTTAGTGCCCTGGATACCTCCGAGCAGTCCAACCGGCGGATTATTGAGAGCTGCCAGGATTATACGTCCAAAATGACAACGATCAACACCCAGCTGAACAACCGGCTCGGGCTTACGGAAGGCTCGCAGCCGCAGGCTTTGAAGCAGGCGGAGAGCGGTCTGAGCAGCTTTTTGAACTGA
- a CDS encoding ATP-grasp domain-containing protein, translating into MKKVNIYFNRWFSVAFHYMNLIRNNEDGIPVQIFATHPDIRHMSLQGADVAGTEPALTGMEYVQFCLDFCRRNEIDIFIPRLHMLDIALHASLFDAIGTKVLVCRDLELLEMIMDKGKFYESVQATGIMTIPDYHVVSTAEQFKAAYEDLAGKGHKVCFKPTETEGGLGFRIIDNNRSPLEELFGHVTPLISFEDAYRILAGADSFPNLMVMELLEGYEYSIDCLSDEQGNLLAAVPRRKAGGRLRLMEHIPELEEIARRVAATYRIPFNFNIQMKYSGPVPKLLEINPRMSGGLHISCLSGINFPYLAVKSALGGEVQPAQFEHNVLASHVEQPLIMRITGESAVPDSVN; encoded by the coding sequence ATGAAAAAGGTAAATATTTATTTCAACCGCTGGTTTTCCGTGGCTTTTCATTACATGAATCTCATCCGGAACAATGAAGACGGCATCCCGGTGCAAATCTTTGCCACCCATCCGGATATCCGGCATATGTCGCTGCAGGGCGCTGATGTTGCCGGAACAGAGCCTGCGCTTACAGGGATGGAATACGTACAGTTCTGCCTCGATTTCTGCCGCCGTAATGAAATTGATATCTTCATCCCCCGGCTGCATATGCTGGATATTGCCTTGCATGCTTCCCTGTTCGATGCTATCGGTACGAAGGTGCTGGTCTGCCGCGATCTGGAGCTGCTGGAGATGATTATGGATAAGGGCAAATTCTATGAGAGTGTCCAGGCTACCGGAATTATGACGATTCCGGACTATCATGTGGTGAGCACTGCGGAGCAGTTCAAGGCGGCCTACGAGGATCTTGCCGGTAAGGGGCATAAGGTCTGCTTCAAGCCTACGGAGACAGAAGGCGGTCTTGGATTCCGTATTATAGATAATAACCGCAGCCCGCTGGAGGAGCTGTTCGGCCATGTGACACCGCTGATCTCCTTCGAGGATGCATACCGTATTCTGGCCGGAGCTGACAGCTTCCCTAATCTGATGGTTATGGAGCTGCTGGAAGGCTATGAATACAGCATTGACTGTCTGTCTGATGAGCAGGGAAATCTGCTTGCTGCTGTACCGCGCCGCAAGGCAGGCGGACGCCTGCGGCTGATGGAGCATATTCCGGAGCTTGAAGAGATTGCCCGCAGGGTAGCTGCGACTTACCGGATTCCTTTCAATTTCAACATTCAGATGAAATACAGCGGCCCGGTGCCGAAGCTGCTGGAGATTAACCCGCGGATGTCAGGCGGTCTGCACATTTCCTGCCTGTCCGGGATCAACTTCCCTTATTTGGCGGTGAAAAGTGCGCTTGGCGGTGAGGTGCAGCCGGCACAGTTCGAACACAACGTCCTGGCCAGCCATGTAGAGCAGCCGCTGATTATGAGAATAACCGGAGAATCGGCAGTGCCGGATTCCGTGAATTGA
- a CDS encoding hydrolase: MIYASDLDRTLIYSLSAIGVPEDTPGLVPAEIVDGRTVSYISRQALAILQELAAKIVFMPVTTRTIAQYRRINLFRETVIPDYAVVSNGGNILVRGEVDREWRAAVGRLVDNGSAPAGEAAGIVRSVVRAEWIISERYCDELFYTYVVERGLLPLDEITRMAERLDGLGWKVSLQGRKLYVVPESVNKSDAILHVRRTVRSEPMAASGDSLLDKSLLAAADYAIAPCHGEIFAEQQAGLVELDYPFTKQSGVFAGDEIMEYVQKIYNNLTALGVGPQ; this comes from the coding sequence ATGATCTACGCCAGCGATCTGGACCGCACGCTGATCTACTCCCTGAGCGCCATCGGTGTTCCTGAAGATACTCCCGGACTGGTTCCGGCCGAGATCGTTGACGGCAGAACCGTTTCGTATATTTCGCGGCAGGCTTTGGCGATACTGCAGGAGCTTGCGGCGAAGATAGTTTTCATGCCGGTGACTACCCGGACTATTGCCCAGTACCGGCGGATTAATCTGTTCCGGGAGACGGTAATTCCGGATTATGCGGTCGTGAGCAACGGCGGGAATATTCTGGTGAGAGGTGAAGTGGACCGGGAATGGCGGGCGGCTGTAGGCCGGCTGGTGGATAACGGTTCTGCCCCTGCCGGGGAGGCTGCGGGTATTGTCCGGTCTGTAGTGCGGGCAGAGTGGATTATCAGCGAGCGTTATTGCGATGAGCTGTTCTATACGTATGTGGTGGAGCGTGGCTTATTGCCGCTGGATGAGATTACCCGCATGGCTGAACGGCTGGACGGACTGGGCTGGAAGGTGTCGCTGCAGGGACGCAAGCTTTATGTCGTGCCGGAATCCGTGAACAAAAGCGATGCCATTCTCCATGTCCGCCGCACCGTCCGTTCGGAGCCGATGGCCGCCTCCGGCGATTCCCTGCTGGATAAAAGCCTGCTTGCCGCAGCAGATTATGCTATAGCTCCCTGCCATGGAGAAATATTTGCCGAGCAGCAGGCTGGTCTAGTAGAATTAGATTATCCGTTTACAAAGCAATCGGGGGTATTTGCCGGGGATGAGATTATGGAGTATGTCCAAAAGATATATAATAATTTGACAGCACTGGGAGTTGGGCCGCAATGA
- a CDS encoding cysteine protease StiP family protein: MKSMEIEAVMNKRISPPVPLGSYPASDVTFLLKDLSNVSLERGTAEREVAIQSGVHYSEMLPVEYQPTEQYIELFHETLRDSAGKVALAVAVVSEMIVARRGTAGTVLVSLARAGTPIGVLIKRYIMERYGADLPHYSISIIRGKGIDENAILYMLQQHGSDAKLQFIDGWTGKGAIRQVLIEACESLYSKYGIKLNDDLAVLADPGYCSETFGTREDYLIPSACLNSTVSGLMSRTVLRDDLIGPEEFHGAKFYKEWLDSDLSNVFIEAVVPHFAAAAAEALRMAEEMQKNPPESSWQGLADIRSIQETFGIDNINLVKPGVGETTRVLLRRVPWKILVDRLDNPNLRHILLLAEDRGVPVEVFPGLTYSCCGIIKPLKGESE, encoded by the coding sequence ATGAAGAGTATGGAGATTGAAGCGGTCATGAACAAAAGAATATCCCCTCCGGTTCCGCTGGGCAGCTATCCGGCTTCGGATGTTACCTTTCTGCTCAAGGATCTGAGTAATGTATCGCTGGAGCGGGGAACGGCTGAACGGGAAGTAGCTATCCAGTCCGGTGTGCATTATTCAGAGATGCTTCCTGTAGAGTACCAGCCGACGGAGCAGTACATTGAATTATTCCATGAGACATTGCGGGATTCGGCGGGGAAGGTAGCCCTGGCTGTAGCGGTTGTATCCGAAATGATTGTGGCCCGCCGGGGAACGGCAGGTACAGTACTGGTCTCGCTGGCCAGAGCCGGCACACCGATAGGTGTCTTGATCAAACGGTACATAATGGAGCGCTACGGGGCGGATCTGCCGCATTACAGCATCTCCATTATCCGTGGCAAAGGGATAGATGAGAATGCAATTCTGTATATGCTACAACAGCATGGAAGTGATGCGAAGCTGCAGTTCATTGACGGCTGGACAGGAAAGGGTGCTATCCGGCAGGTGCTGATTGAGGCCTGTGAGAGCCTGTACAGCAAATATGGAATTAAGCTGAATGATGATCTTGCAGTGCTTGCCGACCCCGGGTACTGTTCTGAAACATTCGGGACCCGGGAAGACTATCTGATTCCCAGCGCCTGCCTGAACTCTACGGTATCCGGCCTGATGAGCCGTACGGTGCTTCGAGATGATCTGATCGGACCGGAGGAATTTCACGGGGCTAAATTCTACAAGGAATGGCTGGATAGCGACCTGTCGAACGTATTCATAGAAGCTGTTGTCCCTCATTTCGCTGCAGCTGCGGCGGAGGCACTCCGGATGGCTGAAGAGATGCAGAAGAATCCGCCGGAGAGCAGCTGGCAGGGGCTGGCCGATATCCGCAGCATCCAGGAGACGTTCGGAATTGACAACATTAATCTGGTCAAACCTGGAGTTGGAGAGACTACTCGTGTGCTGCTGCGCAGAGTTCCCTGGAAGATTCTCGTCGACAGGCTGGATAATCCCAATCTCCGGCATATTCTGCTGCTGGCCGAGGACCGCGGAGTGCCTGTTGAGGTATTCCCGGGACTTACTTATTCCTGCTGCGGAATTATTAAGCCGTTGAAAGGGGAAAGTGAATGA
- a CDS encoding phosphoribosyltransferase family protein, whose translation MAARINKKRSFLFVSKVLGKHIPVNPYTPLLSGAALALLLYLEMSEDAADREMMDKLMDQAVHGLIHPEYAEEAYRDLLAACLVLPRPVLFIGFAETATALGHSMYNMFARGASYIHTTREHIPELESVVTFEEEHSHAVDHLCYALNSKLLSGTEPVVLVDDEITTGNTAINTIRDIQSKFPRREYVVASLLDWRSAGNIQAYRELEQELGIRITALSLLQGHIEVKGTPLLGAGNGSGGEEARAMAELVTTYVTDGLERLPVTSTDAQGVINPAPYLKFSGRFGLDWADNLQIDEGVSRVAGLLRGLRECTRTLVMGVGEFMYLPMRIAAEMGAGVAYQSSTRSPIHPEQRADYGVHSAAAYPSAGDPEIMNYIYNVEPGQYEDIFVLLEREVPRARIKPMTDILQRLAGSKVHLIILASEPESGGSRI comes from the coding sequence ATGGCTGCGCGCATCAATAAGAAACGCTCCTTCCTGTTCGTCAGCAAAGTGCTTGGCAAGCACATTCCTGTTAATCCTTACACACCCCTGCTTAGCGGAGCTGCGCTTGCCTTGCTCCTGTACCTGGAGATGAGTGAGGATGCTGCAGACCGGGAAATGATGGACAAGCTGATGGACCAGGCGGTTCATGGCCTGATTCATCCGGAATATGCCGAAGAAGCCTATCGCGACCTGCTTGCTGCATGTCTGGTTCTGCCGCGGCCTGTCCTTTTTATCGGGTTTGCCGAAACCGCTACCGCTTTGGGACACAGCATGTACAATATGTTTGCCCGCGGAGCATCCTATATTCATACGACCCGTGAGCATATTCCCGAGCTGGAGTCCGTAGTAACCTTCGAAGAAGAGCATTCCCATGCGGTAGACCATTTATGTTATGCGTTGAATAGTAAGCTGTTGTCGGGAACAGAACCGGTTGTGCTGGTGGATGATGAGATTACAACGGGTAATACCGCTATCAATACGATCCGGGATATCCAGTCCAAATTCCCGCGACGGGAGTACGTGGTGGCTTCGCTCCTTGATTGGCGGAGCGCCGGTAACATTCAGGCCTACCGTGAACTGGAGCAGGAGCTTGGTATCCGGATAACTGCGTTATCCCTGCTCCAGGGCCATATTGAAGTGAAGGGCACTCCGCTGCTGGGTGCGGGGAACGGGAGCGGCGGTGAAGAAGCTCGGGCAATGGCAGAGCTGGTAACCACCTATGTGACTGATGGTCTGGAGCGGCTTCCGGTGACTTCGACAGATGCACAGGGAGTTATTAATCCTGCTCCTTACTTGAAATTCAGCGGCCGCTTTGGCCTGGACTGGGCGGATAACCTGCAAATTGATGAAGGGGTAAGCCGGGTAGCGGGTCTGCTCCGCGGCTTGCGGGAATGCACCCGCACCCTGGTGATGGGCGTAGGCGAGTTCATGTATCTGCCTATGCGGATTGCTGCAGAGATGGGCGCCGGGGTAGCTTATCAGTCGTCCACCCGCAGTCCGATTCATCCGGAGCAGCGTGCGGATTACGGGGTGCATAGTGCGGCCGCTTATCCGTCAGCCGGCGATCCGGAGATTATGAATTATATCTACAATGTGGAACCCGGACAGTATGAAGATATCTTTGTGCTGCTGGAGCGTGAGGTACCGCGGGCGCGGATTAAGCCGATGACGGATATTCTGCAGCGGCTGGCCGGCAGTAAAGTACATCTGATTATATTAGCCTCTGAGCCTGAGAGTGGGGGATCACGGATATGA
- a CDS encoding HpcH/HpaI aldolase/citrate lyase family protein, with protein sequence MRYFDYLTQEQETSLFHVPPVSFNHTTSKDLLAYAVGAALYMPATRASVAEDIIKLRASGLVTVIIDLEDAIGDGEVDYAEESIVRHLAFLSGYAENEREPARGLPLLFIRVRNPEQLRDMIFRLGSLITLLTGFVFPKFSVENGVEYFEAIADYNDTRSYAAPVLYGMPILENAPIIYRESRIDSLLAIRDLLGQYREYVLNVRIGATDFSSLFGLRRSPDISIYDLTPIRDCMSDIINVFGRVEEGYVISGPVWEYFASKGHRVLRPQLRETPFEDTYGKHGREMRNNYITSAMDGLIREVILDKENGIVGKTIIHPSHLRPVQAMYTVMHEEYVDALSIVDSNDGSRGVFKSEYYNKMNEIKPHLNWARRILLRSQIYGVLHEQQHFVGLLPENEYTHI encoded by the coding sequence TTGAGATATTTCGATTACCTTACGCAAGAGCAAGAAACTTCATTATTCCATGTTCCGCCGGTCTCATTCAATCATACTACAAGCAAGGATTTACTGGCTTACGCCGTCGGGGCTGCCCTATATATGCCTGCTACCCGCGCTAGTGTTGCTGAAGATATTATTAAGTTGAGAGCTTCAGGGCTCGTTACGGTCATTATTGATCTGGAGGATGCTATTGGTGACGGTGAGGTGGATTATGCTGAAGAATCCATCGTCAGGCATCTGGCCTTCCTGTCAGGGTACGCCGAGAATGAGCGGGAGCCGGCCAGAGGTCTGCCGCTGCTGTTCATCCGCGTGCGTAACCCGGAGCAGCTGCGGGATATGATATTCCGGTTAGGCTCGTTAATTACGCTGCTGACCGGATTTGTTTTCCCTAAATTTTCTGTAGAGAACGGTGTGGAGTATTTCGAAGCCATCGCCGATTACAATGATACACGCAGCTACGCTGCACCGGTCCTGTACGGTATGCCGATCCTGGAGAATGCGCCGATTATTTACCGGGAGAGCCGGATTGACAGCCTGCTGGCTATCCGGGACCTGCTGGGCCAATACCGCGAGTATGTACTGAATGTAAGAATAGGTGCGACTGATTTCTCCAGCCTGTTCGGGCTGCGGCGCAGTCCGGATATCAGCATCTATGATCTGACCCCGATCCGTGACTGCATGTCGGATATCATTAATGTATTCGGCCGGGTGGAAGAGGGCTATGTAATTTCAGGCCCTGTGTGGGAGTATTTCGCCAGCAAAGGCCACCGGGTACTGCGTCCGCAGCTGCGGGAGACGCCTTTTGAAGATACGTATGGCAAGCACGGCCGCGAGATGCGTAACAATTACATTACCAGCGCCATGGACGGGCTGATCCGTGAAGTGATTTTGGATAAAGAGAACGGCATTGTCGGCAAGACCATCATTCATCCTTCCCATCTGAGACCTGTGCAGGCAATGTACACGGTGATGCATGAGGAATATGTTGATGCCTTAAGTATCGTGGACAGTAATGATGGCAGCCGTGGAGTGTTCAAGAGCGAATACTACAACAAGATGAATGAAATTAAGCCGCATTTGAACTGGGCCAGACGCATTTTACTGCGATCTCAAATATACGGGGTGTTACATGAACAACAGCATTTTGTCGGATTATTGCCCGAGAACGAATACACACACATTTAA